From a single Gammaproteobacteria bacterium genomic region:
- a CDS encoding protein kinase family protein — MEEKQNNNKYIEPLLNLLHQEKFTLSATNQQTLLALSKHNTKRLLAIVQNLIQYQLLSETAFAEALHRITIKLPIVTKSSLEKKSRDDVKKYKSEFLLDNHLHFFAEHNEQKNYDCGGFGIVKKGYINNQTTECSFAIKKLRQMYAHLAEPEAKREVKYNRLLNREAYYFTNHERYFIVSKWQQGKPLNTYTQNELLNSSVRTRFQWLASGLTDLNILHENYRIHSDIKPDNFILNDKIGSLRLIDFGTSHKKDTHQFFRLNRAYTDAVHGDFFSRDMYGMGLVSCFLFPDIYLLELNEDEESIKISQIKHELNAYEAALVKLVERMMDPNPKLRCTSLDALQFCKGIYDSDPLDEMKLKQIIQDTLQHPLLLVEDVLRGVTP, encoded by the coding sequence ATGGAAGAAAAACAAAATAATAATAAATATATTGAACCTTTATTAAATTTACTGCATCAAGAAAAATTTACACTAAGCGCAACGAATCAGCAGACTTTACTTGCGCTCTCTAAACATAACACCAAAAGGTTGTTAGCGATTGTTCAAAATTTAATTCAATATCAATTGTTAAGCGAAACCGCTTTTGCGGAAGCTTTACATCGCATTACGATTAAATTGCCCATTGTTACCAAATCCAGTCTTGAGAAAAAAAGTCGTGATGATGTTAAAAAATATAAATCTGAATTTTTATTAGATAATCACTTACATTTTTTTGCAGAACATAATGAGCAAAAGAATTATGATTGTGGTGGTTTTGGTATTGTAAAAAAAGGCTATATAAATAATCAGACCACGGAATGTAGTTTTGCTATCAAAAAATTACGGCAAATGTATGCGCACTTGGCGGAACCGGAAGCAAAACGTGAGGTAAAATATAATCGTTTATTAAATCGTGAAGCTTATTATTTTACGAATCACGAAAGATATTTTATTGTCTCTAAGTGGCAGCAGGGAAAGCCATTAAATACTTATACTCAAAACGAGCTTTTAAATTCCTCGGTGCGAACACGGTTCCAATGGCTTGCCAGTGGACTCACTGATCTTAATATTCTGCATGAAAACTATCGTATCCATAGTGATATCAAACCGGATAATTTTATTTTAAATGACAAAATTGGATCACTCCGGCTCATTGATTTTGGCACTTCTCATAAAAAAGATACGCATCAATTTTTTCGACTAAACAGGGCTTACACGGATGCTGTACATGGCGATTTTTTTAGCCGCGATATGTATGGCATGGGATTAGTAAGTTGTTTTTTATTTCCAGATATTTACTTGCTAGAACTGAATGAAGATGAAGAAAGCATTAAAATTAGTCAAATTAAACATGAATTGAATGCGTATGAGGCAGCCCTTGTAAAACTGGTTGAGCGAATGATGGATCCTAATCCAAAGCTAAGATGTACATCGCTCGATGCATTGCAATTTTGTAAGGGTATCTATGATTCAGATCCTTTAGATGAGATGAAGTTAAAGCAAATTATACAAGACACCCTTCAACATCCCCTACTTTTAGTAGAGGATGTTTTGCGAGGGGTAACACCTTAG
- the lptB gene encoding LPS export ABC transporter ATP-binding protein, translating into MPNTLHAKQLNKHYKSREVVKDVSLKINRGEVVGLLGPNGAGKTTSFYMMVGLIPTDGGQIFLDDKDITKLPVHMRAQYGISYLPQEASIFRKLTVYQNIMAILELRPLNKAERIQILEHLLDEFRLHHIRDTLGLSLSGGERRRVEIARALATDPKFILLDEPFAGIDPISIVDVKRIINHLRKRQIGILITDHNVRDTLTICERAYIVNQGEILCEGNPATILMNEEVRAVYLGDDFNL; encoded by the coding sequence ATGCCTAATACCTTACATGCAAAGCAACTTAATAAACATTATAAATCACGCGAAGTTGTAAAAGATGTCTCCTTGAAAATTAATCGAGGGGAAGTCGTTGGTTTACTTGGCCCCAATGGAGCAGGAAAAACCACTTCTTTTTATATGATGGTTGGCCTCATCCCAACAGATGGGGGTCAAATTTTTTTAGATGATAAAGATATCACAAAGCTTCCTGTTCACATGCGTGCTCAATATGGAATAAGTTATTTACCGCAAGAGGCGTCTATTTTTCGTAAGCTGACGGTCTACCAAAATATTATGGCGATTTTGGAATTACGCCCCTTAAATAAAGCTGAACGTATTCAAATTCTCGAACATTTGCTTGATGAATTTCGTTTACACCATATCAGAGATACGCTTGGCCTAAGTTTATCAGGTGGCGAAAGAAGACGCGTTGAAATTGCACGTGCCTTAGCCACCGATCCCAAATTTATTTTATTAGATGAACCTTTTGCTGGAATCGATCCTATTTCAATTGTCGATGTTAAACGAATCATTAATCATCTACGTAAACGCCAAATTGGTATTTTAATTACAGATCATAATGTGCGAGATACCCTTACCATTTGCGAGCGCGCATACATTGTTAATCAAGGTGAAATTTTGTGTGAAGGAAATCCAGCAACGATATTAATGAATGAAGAAGTTCGTGCTGTTTACTTAGGCGACGATTTTAATTTATAA
- the lptA gene encoding lipopolysaccharide transport periplasmic protein LptA: protein MHLRLNWIYYILITVCFHSSVTAALQLDSKEKVFIVADTTTYNYKTGVKIFLGNVKVDQGTTHLTADKVITKDNERHQLEELLAFGVLQSAHYWTLPKIGDTELHSYAKTIKFHPLLANVTLEQDVVVIQGENSFKGQLIHYNMDDQTITVPASKNARAELVYTPEK from the coding sequence ATGCACCTACGCCTTAACTGGATTTATTATATTTTAATCACAGTCTGTTTTCACAGTTCAGTAACCGCTGCGCTGCAACTCGATAGCAAAGAAAAAGTTTTTATCGTAGCGGATACGACAACTTATAATTACAAAACAGGCGTTAAAATTTTTCTTGGTAATGTTAAGGTTGATCAAGGCACAACTCACCTTACCGCAGACAAAGTTATTACAAAAGATAATGAGCGTCATCAACTTGAAGAGTTATTAGCTTTTGGTGTGTTGCAGTCGGCTCATTATTGGACGCTCCCCAAAATTGGAGATACTGAGTTACATTCCTATGCAAAGACTATCAAATTTCACCCACTCTTAGCTAATGTAACGTTAGAACAAGATGTAGTCGTCATTCAAGGCGAAAATAGTTTCAAAGGACAGTTGATCCATTATAATATGGACGATCAAACTATCACGGTTCCCGCATCAAAAAATGCCCGAGCTGAACTTGTCTATACTCCTGAAAAATAA
- a CDS encoding HPr family phosphocarrier protein, giving the protein MIKQSITIQNKLGIHTRAAAKLVDIAKRFESKIELSHRDRVVDCKSIMGVITLGAQKDNIVDFIITGNDEEEACAQITKLINDKFGED; this is encoded by the coding sequence ATGATAAAACAATCCATTACCATTCAAAATAAACTAGGCATTCATACGCGTGCAGCAGCCAAACTTGTTGATATCGCAAAACGTTTTGAAAGTAAAATTGAACTGTCTCATCGTGATCGAGTCGTAGACTGTAAAAGTATTATGGGTGTTATTACGCTAGGAGCACAAAAAGACAATATTGTTGATTTTATTATTACAGGAAATGATGAAGAAGAAGCTTGCGCGCAAATCACAAAATTAATAAATGATAAATTCGGCGAAGATTAA